In the genome of Fusarium keratoplasticum isolate Fu6.1 chromosome 13, whole genome shotgun sequence, the window CTGATGGCAGTGGGTTCTTTGGTTAAATCATTCCTTTTGACTTGAAGCGCTGGATATCTACGCAAGTCAGCAATCAACATTCTGGTCCACGGAGAGGCGCGCGGCACTCTTAGCTCGCCCTATCACATCATGGTCAATAATTTCTTGTCTCATACTCCCCCACTATTATTCAAATGAGACTATTGCGTCACCTGACTTATTCACATGGTTAAGGCATGTGACGTTTGTCGTGGTGCAAAAGTACATGGTGCTGAGTGGACGCTCAGGCCTGCTCGAGGGTCGAGTCTCAATGACGATCTGACAACTCACAGAAGAAGTCGGGAGGCGGTAGGGCGGCAGAGCGGGGACAAGGATCGGCCAAGGACGCCCGCAGGCGAAAGGCATGGAAGTCGCTGAGCCACCATCCATGCCAGCCATGTTTCAACCCTCGCAGTTTCTGGTTTGTTTTCCACCGACCTAGGTACCACACCGTATGAGAATAGTGAGGGGTTTGCATGGTGAGCTTGAAGTCCAATTGGTCGGACTTGCATGGCACCTCAGCCGTGTCTCACAACCTAAGCTAGTTTGAGCGGACCATGTCCTCGCCTTGAGTGGGCAGACAGTTACGAGAACTTAGATTGACACTTGACATTGAAGTACAACAGGTACCTCATTGCTGTTGGACCCCTCACATCCTCCGTCTGCCCACCCATATCTTGTGGGGTGTTGCTCTGTGGAATGTTGGCCCAGCGAGATTGAGCTTTTCTTGTGCTAACCACAGCCAAGCGGCAATGCCTCAATCATTAGTAGGTGACACATTGTGTGAATATTGAGACTGATAGAAACATCTTATATGCCTGAAAAATGCATGTATCTGCTCTTCCAAAGAACCTGCAAGTTGCTCTTGACGCCGAGATGACCCCTGAGAGAACAAAAGGGTATTGGATGGACCCCGCAGCTGCATGAGTTGTCGCTAGCGGGAGAAGTCGTTGCCGGCGGGAGACCACATCCCGTGCCCAAGTGCCCTTGGTATGGGCACCATTGTGGAGAAATATCGATGTATAGATGACGGGAGGACTTTTAGAGTCATATAACATGCTTGAGGCCATCTTTGTGGCCCCTGCTAATTGGTCTAAAATTCTGACGCATATCGTGGCGTAGCTGAAATTCTACATTCGATCAACAGGCCTTTGCTCTTCTTTTCTCCAGCCCTGGTTTGAACCATTTCCTAAGTTGCCGAGCATTTAAAAGTTTGTCAATCGCCTTGTTGTTGCAGAAAGCACGTTGAACACTTCTCTTTTCACAATACAACAGATTCTTAGCCTTCCCGACCCAAACACACCCTCATTGACAATGGCTCGAAAGTTGCTCACCGACTTTGTCGACAACTACGACCATGGCTTCTACACCCAAGTAGCCGAGATTGCTGAAGAGCGTTGCCGCAAAGTTCTCACCGAAGGTGGTATccccgccatcatcactTCTCGCGCCAAGCGTCCTGACCGGCTCCTCGAAAAGCTCAAGGGCCGCGACAAAGAGAAGAACTACCAGACGCAAGAAGACATCAAAAAAGATCTCGTTGATCTCGCTGGTGTCCGTATCGCCCTGTACTTTCCCAGCCAGCGGCGGGAGGTCGAGCTATTGATGCTCAAGGTGTTCGCGAATGTCGATGTCAAGAGATTGGCAGGGCATACGTGTGACTCGACTTtgacggaggaggatggcaagTACCGGAATGAGTTTGCGGGATACAGAGCGACGCATCTCCGCCTCGAACTTGGGACTGACCGATTGCCCGAGGACCAGTTGAAGTACGCCGGGTCCAAGATCGAGATCCAAGTTGCCTCGCTGCTCATGCATGCTTGGTCCGAAGTGGAGCACGACCTCGCATACAAGACCCTCAACGGCGCGCTCTCTGTTGAAGAGGTCCGTATGCTGGACGGTATCAACGGACTGATGAGAACTGGCGAGGTCATgcttggccagctcaagGCGTCCATGGAGACACGCATTGCGAACCAGATAAGGCCGTTTGGAACCCATTTCGAGGTCGGCACTTTCTTGCAGCAGTATGCTCCCCACGACCGTGCCAACGAAGATTACCGCGTGGGGTCGCTGTCATGGTTGCTCTACGTGCTCCAGCAGCTCAAGATCGACAATCCTCG includes:
- a CDS encoding RelA-SpoT domain-containing protein; this encodes MARKLLTDFVDNYDHGFYTQVAEIAEERCRKVLTEGGIPAIITSRAKRPDRLLEKLKGRDKEKNYQTQEDIKKDLVDLAGVRIALYFPSQRREVELLMLKVFANVDVKRLAGHTCDSTLTEEDGKYRNEFAGYRATHLRLELGTDRLPEDQLKYAGSKIEIQVASLLMHAWSEVEHDLAYKTLNGALSVEEVRMLDGINGLMRTGEVMLGQLKASMETRIANQIRPFGTHFEVGTFLQQYAPHDRANEDYRVGSLSWLLYVLQQLKIDNPRALGAVLDSWKSDPTNLTKYPLVHSVVGYLFETNEQVEDPFSSPYSLQALDEGFKGTETKKLSVLCRILAYACEPDTLGNVSLQGRDDQLRKAGVLTAGGEPNVSENDVTQVKKAVLDLWSWFATNESKEARLALGIGRSRGGKRAWRK